A genome region from Brassica oleracea var. oleracea cultivar TO1000 chromosome C2, BOL, whole genome shotgun sequence includes the following:
- the LOC106327249 gene encoding uncharacterized protein At1g32220, chloroplastic isoform X2: MRTIVSRLIRFKSSIPQTRGGGRYLSTDSNKIDEPFNVEEAETVHVPPPPTEKLLVLGGNGFVGSHVCKEALDRGLSVSSLSRSGKSSLQESWASRVTWHQGNLLSSDSLKDALDGVTSVISCVGGFGSNSYMYKINGTANINAIRAASEKGVKRFVYISAADFGLANYLLSGYYEGKRAAETELLTRFAYGGIVLRPGFIYGTRNVGSMKIPLGVFVSPMEMVLQQAKPLNQLPLVGPLFTPPVNVESVAKVAVRAATDPVFPPGIVDVHGIQRYSQQKSR; the protein is encoded by the exons ATGAGGACGATCGTTTCGCGTTTGATCCGATTCAAATCATCGATTCCCCAGACACG TGGCGGCGGGAGGTATCTCTCTACAGACTCTAACAAAATCGATGAGCCGTTTAATGTGGAGGAAGCAGAGACTGTACATGTGCCTCCACCTCCTACTGAGAAG TTGCTTGTCCTTGGTGGAAATGGATTTGTGGGATCACATGTATGTAAAGAAGCGTTAGACCGCGGCTTATCTGTCTCTAGCCTTAGCAG ATCAGGTAAGTCTTCTTTACAAGAGTCATGGGCTAGTAGAGTAACATGGCATCAAG GAAACCTTCTGTCATCTGATTCATTGAAAGATGCTCTTGATGGAGTGACTTCTGTG ATCTCTTGTGTTGGTGGTTTTGGTTCAAACTCGTATATGTATAAGATTAACGGGACTGCAAACATCAACGCAATTAGAGCTGCCTCAGAGAAAG GTGTGAAAAGATTTGTCTATATATCTGCTGCTGATTTCGGACTAGCCAACTACTTGTTGAGCGGATACTATGAGGGAAAG CGAGCTGCTGAGACCGAGCTGCTCACAAGATTTGCTTATGGAG GGATAGTCTTGCGGCCTGGTTTTATATATGGAACTCGCAACGTTGGGAGCATGAAGATCCCATTGGGAGTCTTTGTTTCACCCATGGAGATG GTTCTTCAACAAGCAAAACCGCTGAACCAGCTCCCGTTAGTCGGACCTTTGTTCACACCTCCGGTGAATGTTGAATCGGTTGCGAAAGTCGCCGTCAGAGCAGCTACGGATCCAGTCTTCCCTCCTGGGATTGTAGATGTTCATGGAATACAACGTTACAGCCAACAGAAATCGAGATAA
- the LOC106327249 gene encoding uncharacterized protein At1g32220, chloroplastic isoform X1: protein MRTIVSRLIRFKSSIPQTRFVYSGGGRYLSTDSNKIDEPFNVEEAETVHVPPPPTEKLLVLGGNGFVGSHVCKEALDRGLSVSSLSRSGKSSLQESWASRVTWHQGNLLSSDSLKDALDGVTSVISCVGGFGSNSYMYKINGTANINAIRAASEKGVKRFVYISAADFGLANYLLSGYYEGKRAAETELLTRFAYGGIVLRPGFIYGTRNVGSMKIPLGVFVSPMEMVLQQAKPLNQLPLVGPLFTPPVNVESVAKVAVRAATDPVFPPGIVDVHGIQRYSQQKSR from the exons ATGAGGACGATCGTTTCGCGTTTGATCCGATTCAAATCATCGATTCCCCAGACACG GTTCGTTTACAGTGGCGGCGGGAGGTATCTCTCTACAGACTCTAACAAAATCGATGAGCCGTTTAATGTGGAGGAAGCAGAGACTGTACATGTGCCTCCACCTCCTACTGAGAAG TTGCTTGTCCTTGGTGGAAATGGATTTGTGGGATCACATGTATGTAAAGAAGCGTTAGACCGCGGCTTATCTGTCTCTAGCCTTAGCAG ATCAGGTAAGTCTTCTTTACAAGAGTCATGGGCTAGTAGAGTAACATGGCATCAAG GAAACCTTCTGTCATCTGATTCATTGAAAGATGCTCTTGATGGAGTGACTTCTGTG ATCTCTTGTGTTGGTGGTTTTGGTTCAAACTCGTATATGTATAAGATTAACGGGACTGCAAACATCAACGCAATTAGAGCTGCCTCAGAGAAAG GTGTGAAAAGATTTGTCTATATATCTGCTGCTGATTTCGGACTAGCCAACTACTTGTTGAGCGGATACTATGAGGGAAAG CGAGCTGCTGAGACCGAGCTGCTCACAAGATTTGCTTATGGAG GGATAGTCTTGCGGCCTGGTTTTATATATGGAACTCGCAACGTTGGGAGCATGAAGATCCCATTGGGAGTCTTTGTTTCACCCATGGAGATG GTTCTTCAACAAGCAAAACCGCTGAACCAGCTCCCGTTAGTCGGACCTTTGTTCACACCTCCGGTGAATGTTGAATCGGTTGCGAAAGTCGCCGTCAGAGCAGCTACGGATCCAGTCTTCCCTCCTGGGATTGTAGATGTTCATGGAATACAACGTTACAGCCAACAGAAATCGAGATAA